In Mangrovibacterium diazotrophicum, one genomic interval encodes:
- a CDS encoding DUF3088 domain-containing protein: MTKLFLIKADFTDPNADTEGKRYFCPSCATVKGALSYYPELEEKLDVEYVDFKRPRPAIIDLIGEENQSCPVLILDEGAKPVSGNIEVKSANGKLFINETDDILKYLSETFGIGYPH; the protein is encoded by the coding sequence ATGACAAAACTCTTTTTGATCAAAGCTGATTTCACAGATCCGAATGCCGACACTGAAGGCAAGCGTTACTTTTGCCCCTCTTGCGCTACCGTTAAGGGAGCGTTGAGTTACTACCCCGAGCTGGAAGAAAAGCTGGACGTCGAGTATGTCGATTTCAAACGGCCCCGCCCAGCAATTATCGACTTGATTGGTGAAGAAAACCAAAGTTGCCCGGTTCTGATTCTCGACGAGGGTGCCAAACCAGTTTCCGGAAACATCGAAGTGAAATCCGCTAATGGTAAACTGTTTATCAATGAAACCGACGACATTTTAAAATATCTCTCGGAAACATTCGGCATCGGATATCCGCACTAA
- a CDS encoding YebC/PmpR family DNA-binding transcriptional regulator — MGRAFEYRRAAKEKRWGHMSRIFPKLSRAITMAAKEGGQDPDMNAKLRTAIQNAKAQNMPKDNIDSAIKRAAGKDASDYTEVNYEGKGPHGVLVFVECATDNTTRTVANVKSYFNKSGGGLVPTGSLEFMFSRKAVFEFEKTDAIDIEELEFELIDAGLEEIEEEEGVVYATGDYTSFGTLSKALEDKGIDVTKAILKRIPTTPVEFTDEQLEDIEKLLDKIEEDDDVQHVFTNIA, encoded by the coding sequence GTGGGAAGAGCATTTGAATACCGCCGGGCTGCAAAAGAAAAACGTTGGGGCCATATGTCCCGAATTTTTCCAAAATTATCGAGAGCCATTACCATGGCTGCCAAAGAAGGCGGACAAGATCCGGACATGAATGCGAAGTTGCGTACTGCAATTCAGAACGCCAAAGCTCAGAACATGCCGAAAGACAACATCGACTCGGCCATCAAGCGTGCGGCGGGTAAAGATGCCTCGGATTATACTGAAGTTAACTACGAGGGAAAAGGTCCTCATGGCGTTTTGGTTTTTGTGGAATGTGCTACCGACAACACAACGCGTACAGTTGCCAACGTGAAATCATATTTCAACAAGTCGGGTGGTGGCTTGGTGCCAACTGGCTCACTTGAGTTTATGTTTTCGCGTAAAGCTGTTTTCGAATTCGAAAAAACCGACGCGATTGATATTGAAGAGCTCGAGTTTGAATTGATTGATGCCGGCTTGGAAGAAATTGAAGAGGAAGAAGGCGTTGTTTACGCAACCGGCGATTACACCAGTTTCGGAACATTGTCGAAAGCGCTGGAAGATAAAGGAATTGATGTTACAAAAGCAATTTTGAAGCGTATTCCTACCACTCCGGTTGAATTTACCGACGAACAATTGGAAGACATTGAAAAACTGCTGGACAAGATCGAAGAAGATGACGATGTGCAGCACGTCTTCACCAACATTGCATAG
- a CDS encoding sensor histidine kinase: MGVLTGVFAVVAYTCFGIARAGHFHQRIIQFISILSVLFYNLGWYWSFGSEGPSLALIIGVYIFFMLIWHEKYMKFLLLLMAVNLGILFYLEFSFPQFLNHSSSEETRVVNAYMGTGLTLLVIFALVHYIKKNYITQYQRAKQADELKAAFLANLSHEVRTPLNVIAGFTTMIAEEEYSREDLDEIHKLIDLNGRTLLHLLEDIVDYSKLNVDELIIRRTDVDLENTFKEIEDYVSHIILDEKSGAVELKYELYLKSNIQSIDQNRIKQILRLLISNALRYTEDGEVLYGVREEEHQLVFWVKDTGAGIKQEDQATIFEPFVKGQNRSNVLERGIGLGLPLSKKLVEKMGGIIWFSSEYGAGSDFYFTIPKKRVLRLDFNGKIVCD, translated from the coding sequence ATGGGAGTACTCACCGGTGTGTTTGCTGTGGTTGCTTATACCTGTTTTGGTATTGCCAGGGCCGGGCATTTTCATCAGCGCATCATTCAGTTTATTTCAATACTGTCGGTTTTGTTTTACAACCTCGGCTGGTACTGGAGTTTCGGTTCCGAAGGCCCTTCTCTTGCGCTGATTATCGGTGTTTATATCTTTTTTATGCTGATTTGGCATGAAAAATATATGAAGTTTCTATTGTTACTGATGGCTGTAAACCTGGGAATTTTATTCTACCTGGAATTCAGTTTTCCGCAGTTCCTGAATCACAGCAGCAGTGAAGAAACAAGAGTCGTTAATGCTTACATGGGGACCGGTTTAACCCTGCTTGTTATTTTTGCGTTGGTCCATTACATCAAGAAAAATTACATCACGCAATACCAGCGTGCGAAACAAGCCGACGAACTGAAAGCAGCCTTTTTGGCGAATCTATCACACGAAGTGCGTACACCTTTAAATGTGATTGCCGGTTTTACGACAATGATCGCTGAAGAAGAGTATTCGCGAGAGGATTTGGATGAAATTCATAAGCTGATTGACCTGAATGGCCGCACCTTGCTGCATTTGCTGGAAGACATTGTCGATTATTCGAAATTGAATGTTGATGAACTGATAATCCGGCGCACAGACGTCGATCTTGAAAATACGTTTAAGGAGATTGAAGATTACGTTAGTCACATTATATTGGACGAGAAGTCCGGAGCCGTCGAATTGAAGTATGAGTTATACCTCAAATCCAATATTCAGAGTATCGATCAAAACAGGATCAAACAAATTTTGCGTTTGTTGATATCCAATGCCTTACGCTACACCGAAGACGGAGAAGTTTTATATGGAGTGCGGGAAGAAGAGCATCAATTGGTATTTTGGGTGAAGGATACCGGAGCCGGAATAAAGCAGGAAGATCAGGCAACTATTTTCGAACCCTTCGTGAAGGGACAAAACCGATCAAATGTTTTGGAACGGGGGATCGGGCTTGGTTTACCGCTATCGAAAAAGCTGGTTGAAAAGATGGGAGGGATCATTTGGTTCTCAAGCGAATATGGTGCAGGATCCGATTTCTATTTTACGATTCCAAAGAAGCGGGTACTCAGACTCGATTTTAATGGAAAAATTGTCTGTGACTAG